One region of Bacillus pumilus genomic DNA includes:
- a CDS encoding phage holin, whose protein sequence is MKTFDKGTVIRTVLLLIAFINQTLVMFGQTVLPISEEQVQTAGEALYVAGSTIFTMVTAIIAWFKNNYVTEKGKKQKEILKQKGLSK, encoded by the coding sequence ATGAAAACATTCGACAAAGGCACTGTGATCCGTACAGTGCTTCTTTTAATTGCCTTTATTAATCAAACGCTTGTGATGTTTGGGCAGACGGTGTTGCCGATTAGTGAGGAGCAAGTACAAACCGCTGGTGAGGCACTATATGTAGCAGGTTCCACCATTTTTACGATGGTTACAGCCATTATCGCATGGTTTAAAAATAACTATGTTACCGAAAAAGGAAAAAAACAAAAAGAAATTCTGAAACAAAAAGGACTTTCAAAATAA
- a CDS encoding BhlA/UviB family holin-like peptide has protein sequence MEMDLAQYLMTQGPFAVLFCWVLFYVLNTTKERENKLNEQIEAQNDVLAKFSEKYDVVIDKLDKIERNLK, from the coding sequence GTGGAAATGGATTTGGCGCAATATTTGATGACTCAAGGACCCTTTGCGGTTCTTTTTTGTTGGGTGCTGTTTTACGTATTAAACACAACAAAGGAACGAGAAAACAAGCTCAATGAACAAATCGAAGCGCAAAATGATGTGTTAGCAAAGTTTAGTGAGAAATATGACGTCGTGATTGACAAGCTCGATAAAATTGAACGGAATTTAAAATAG
- a CDS encoding protein-export chaperone SecB yields the protein MEMLDYYAIVRNSVQLQDVKMTSLKCEILDAESKKRNLALSVERNVKLLSDTSALISMNVKVHFKDSGPFFIELTYEGKTELSDESLDRDKFEEYNYHSVVPLLLPYARECVANLMSRMDFPIYTIPTIDVLETMKQNMEKSKEK from the coding sequence ATGGAAATGTTAGATTACTATGCTATTGTTAGAAATTCAGTTCAACTACAGGATGTTAAAATGACATCATTAAAATGTGAGATTTTAGATGCTGAATCTAAAAAAAGAAATTTGGCTTTATCAGTAGAAAGAAACGTTAAACTGTTATCAGATACCAGTGCATTAATCTCAATGAATGTTAAAGTTCATTTCAAAGATTCAGGACCCTTTTTTATTGAATTAACTTATGAGGGGAAAACTGAATTGTCAGACGAAAGTCTTGACAGAGATAAATTTGAAGAATATAACTATCATTCTGTTGTTCCTCTTCTTTTACCATATGCTCGTGAGTGTGTGGCAAACTTAATGTCAAGAATGGATTTCCCAATATATACGATCCCTACAATTGATGTTCTAGAAACTATGAAACAAAATATGGAGAAATCAAAAGAAAAATGA
- a CDS encoding SMI1/KNR4 family protein, which translates to MKQFWEIDEEGYYTLEKINEKKIAKAEKKLGVILPDTYKKLILEQNGGYIVHNAFPTSHPNSWAEDHIQFNHLLGIAKDEGIMDSEYLIEEWELPKGLVLINGDGHTWVAMDYRKTKENPPIHYFDVETEEDFKLADSFDEFIEGLYTVEYTADEEDETEYEYEYEEEEYITKAELEAILEKEAPDPADIHQITKYPLQDLEEVEWFFKRIKSYIESVKDEDVLYEVAASIDTILMLRVDTMPSNDIIKKTLFEIVDIFEKTEVPQITVTAGNFAINIDALN; encoded by the coding sequence TTGAAACAATTTTGGGAAATTGATGAAGAAGGCTATTATACGTTGGAGAAGATAAATGAGAAAAAAATAGCTAAAGCAGAAAAAAAGCTTGGAGTAATTTTACCTGATACATATAAAAAGCTCATTTTAGAACAGAACGGTGGTTATATTGTTCATAATGCATTTCCTACAAGTCATCCTAATTCATGGGCTGAAGATCATATTCAATTTAATCACTTGCTGGGAATCGCGAAAGATGAAGGAATTATGGACAGTGAGTATCTAATTGAAGAATGGGAATTGCCAAAAGGACTTGTTCTGATTAATGGGGATGGCCATACATGGGTAGCAATGGATTATCGAAAAACTAAAGAGAATCCTCCAATTCACTATTTTGATGTAGAGACGGAAGAAGACTTTAAGCTAGCAGATTCATTTGACGAATTTATTGAAGGACTCTATACAGTTGAATACACTGCCGATGAAGAAGACGAGACAGAGTACGAATACGAATACGAAGAAGAGGAATATATAACTAAAGCAGAACTTGAAGCGATCTTAGAGAAAGAAGCACCTGATCCAGCCGATATTCATCAAATTACTAAATATCCGTTACAAGATTTAGAAGAAGTAGAGTGGTTCTTTAAAAGAATAAAAAGCTATATTGAATCTGTTAAAGATGAAGACGTTCTTTATGAAGTAGCTGCAAGCATTGACACAATCCTTATGTTAAGAGTAGATACAATGCCAAGTAACGATATTATAAAAAAGACATTATTTGAAATTGTAGACATTTTTGAAAAAACTGAAGTTCCTCAGATAACTGTAACAGCTGGAAATTTTGCTATTAATATAGATGCTTTGAATTAA
- a CDS encoding XkdX family protein, with translation MMYPTLIDIKQFWEWECYGPPDIAFYVDIGYITISEYEEITGEQYEA, from the coding sequence ATGATGTATCCAACATTAATTGATATAAAACAGTTCTGGGAATGGGAGTGTTATGGACCTCCGGACATTGCGTTTTATGTTGATATTGGCTATATCACAATTTCAGAATATGAGGAAATAACAGGAGAACAATACGAAGCCTAG
- a CDS encoding baseplate J/gp47 family protein, with amino-acid sequence MFEDQSYEAIMERMLERIPDDIDKRENSVIWNALAPAAAELAQSYIWLDQVFDLVFADTAQGEFLDRRAAEVGITRKAATSAVWSVEVSPEGIRIPTGSRFYIDNLYFQYQSDGTLKCETTGAVGNGNFAELPLLSLDNIPGLESVIFEELKIPGQEEEDDEALYERYLMRARREAVSANKAHYKKWAEEVEGVGRAKVFPLWNGEGTVKVVITDGNFDVATDLLVNKVQEYIDPVPGEGEGQAPIGSKATVESAKWKDVEVSVSVELKMDYSIEDAQEEIEEKVKALLKSLAFEENVIRMSAINDILYHADSVSDYADVLINGEAKNLPLQDIEIPRLGQVNVIEQD; translated from the coding sequence ATGTTTGAAGATCAGTCTTATGAAGCCATCATGGAACGCATGTTGGAACGAATACCCGATGATATTGATAAACGTGAAAACAGCGTGATATGGAATGCGTTGGCTCCTGCAGCTGCGGAACTTGCTCAATCTTATATATGGCTAGATCAGGTATTCGATCTTGTCTTTGCGGATACAGCGCAGGGAGAATTTTTAGATAGACGAGCTGCTGAAGTGGGAATCACTCGTAAAGCGGCCACAAGTGCTGTATGGTCCGTTGAAGTCTCACCTGAAGGTATCAGAATACCAACAGGATCAAGATTCTATATCGACAATCTGTACTTCCAGTATCAATCTGACGGCACGCTGAAGTGTGAAACGACTGGTGCTGTAGGTAATGGGAATTTTGCAGAACTGCCGCTCCTATCGCTCGATAACATACCAGGTTTAGAATCAGTCATTTTCGAGGAGCTGAAAATACCTGGTCAAGAAGAAGAAGACGATGAAGCTCTTTATGAGCGTTACTTGATGAGGGCAAGGCGGGAGGCTGTCAGTGCCAACAAAGCCCATTATAAAAAGTGGGCTGAAGAAGTTGAAGGAGTTGGCAGGGCGAAGGTGTTCCCGCTTTGGAATGGTGAAGGTACAGTGAAAGTTGTCATCACAGATGGTAATTTTGATGTTGCGACGGATCTGCTCGTCAATAAGGTGCAAGAATACATTGATCCGGTTCCAGGGGAAGGGGAAGGCCAAGCGCCAATCGGTTCAAAAGCGACGGTCGAAAGCGCCAAGTGGAAAGATGTTGAGGTGTCTGTATCTGTGGAGCTTAAAATGGATTACTCCATTGAAGATGCACAAGAGGAAATTGAAGAGAAGGTCAAAGCGCTTCTAAAATCACTTGCCTTTGAAGAAAATGTGATCAGAATGTCAGCAATTAATGACATTTTGTATCATGCGGATAGTGTGTCTGATTATGCGGATGTATTGATCAACGGTGAGGCAAAGAACCTACCGCTTCAAGACATTGAGATTCCGCGTCTAGGGCAGGTGAACGTTATTGAGCAAGATTGA
- a CDS encoding DUF2577 family protein, whose translation MKLSEAIKRLAVDAVDAQSPTDLILGDVVSVSPLSVRLNENDKLIIPEELLIWPARLDEGEDDELEEGDSVMVLAMTGGQTFYILDKVVGGGS comes from the coding sequence ATGAAACTAAGCGAGGCAATTAAGCGATTGGCTGTCGATGCTGTGGATGCACAATCGCCAACTGACTTGATACTTGGTGATGTGGTGTCTGTTTCCCCTCTTAGTGTTCGACTCAATGAGAATGATAAACTCATCATTCCTGAAGAACTTCTTATCTGGCCAGCCCGCTTAGACGAGGGAGAAGATGATGAGCTAGAAGAAGGCGATAGTGTCATGGTCCTTGCGATGACAGGCGGCCAAACGTTTTACATCTTAGATAAAGTAGTAGGAGGTGGTTCATAA
- a CDS encoding phage tail protein, with translation MADQLTVTTLYARQQMAKARAEGTRLTKVVKMAFGKGGTKDGKPISLDGTEQELKKELVQKDIDSYEFMEPAKIRYTCTIAEGELAGEVINELALVDEDGKFTAIRTMTDKQKDGDIEFIFEIDDIY, from the coding sequence ATGGCTGATCAATTAACCGTTACAACGCTTTATGCTCGCCAACAAATGGCGAAGGCTAGAGCGGAGGGAACAAGGCTTACGAAAGTGGTCAAGATGGCTTTCGGAAAGGGTGGGACGAAGGATGGGAAACCGATCTCACTAGACGGCACTGAACAAGAACTCAAAAAGGAACTTGTTCAAAAGGACATTGATTCATATGAGTTTATGGAGCCGGCGAAAATCCGGTATACATGCACCATCGCTGAAGGGGAGCTTGCTGGGGAAGTCATTAATGAATTGGCTCTTGTCGACGAAGACGGCAAATTCACCGCCATCCGCACCATGACAGACAAGCAAAAAGATGGTGACATTGAATTCATCTTTGAGATTGATGACATCTATTAA
- a CDS encoding peptidoglycan-binding domain-containing protein yields MMGGLTLSQLQAGKRPVLVSLLSNKVSAKPIKTTPVKSSPTKSTTKPKTTSKKTYNLPSGILKVTKPLTKGAGVKAVQEALAAVYYYPDKGAKNNGIDGYYGPKTANAVKRFQLMHGLVADGIYGPKTKAALEKALK; encoded by the coding sequence ATGATGGGCGGTTTGACTTTATCACAGCTTCAAGCGGGTAAGCGTCCTGTCTTGGTGTCATTACTATCAAATAAAGTTTCTGCAAAACCAATCAAGACAACGCCGGTTAAATCATCACCAACAAAAAGCACAACTAAGCCTAAAACAACTTCTAAAAAGACGTACAACCTGCCTTCTGGCATTTTAAAAGTAACAAAGCCATTAACTAAAGGGGCAGGAGTAAAAGCCGTACAGGAAGCTCTAGCGGCTGTATATTACTATCCAGACAAAGGCGCAAAAAATAACGGCATTGATGGCTATTACGGACCAAAAACAGCGAATGCGGTCAAGCGGTTCCAGCTCATGCATGGACTTGTGGCTGATGGCATTTATGGTCCAAAGACGAAAGCGGCATTAGAAAAGGCGCTGAAATAA
- a CDS encoding DUF2634 domain-containing protein has product MALSPEEEIEDLDEDEEDIVEPSTTYRIDFTSGRLTNEKINGLDAIRQFVYMALRTERYSHAVYSHDVGCEVQEAVSDEESTDEYKEMEIPRLIEEALLVDERIESVQDFDITKEGATFKVLFNVVTDEGTLEIEEVIGEDV; this is encoded by the coding sequence ATGGCTCTTTCACCTGAAGAAGAGATTGAGGATTTGGATGAGGACGAAGAGGATATTGTTGAACCTTCGACCACCTATCGAATTGACTTCACATCTGGCCGACTAACCAATGAAAAGATTAATGGTCTCGATGCCATTCGCCAATTCGTCTATATGGCTTTGCGAACAGAACGATATTCACATGCCGTTTATAGCCATGACGTAGGATGTGAAGTACAAGAAGCTGTATCTGATGAAGAATCAACAGACGAATACAAGGAGATGGAGATCCCGCGGCTCATTGAAGAGGCTCTTTTAGTGGATGAAAGAATTGAAAGTGTGCAAGATTTTGATATCACTAAAGAAGGGGCAACCTTTAAAGTGCTCTTTAACGTGGTGACAGATGAAGGGACCTTGGAGATTGAGGAGGTGATTGGCGAAGATGTTTGA